The sequence TCGAGCAGTGCCCGGTGGACATCGAGCACATCGACCACATCGTCGACATGCGCCGCTACCAGGTGATGATCGAGTCCGCGTTCCCGTCCGAGGCGGGCACGATGCTCAAGAACCTGGAGAAGAAGGGCAACCCCTGGGGGCTCGCCAAGAAGGCGCGCGTCGAGTGGACCAAGGAGGTCGACTTCGAGGTCCCGATCGTCGGCAAGGACGTCGAGGACCTCACCGAGGTCGACTACCTGTACTGGGTCGGCTGCGCGGGCGCCCTGGAGGACCGGGCCAAGAAGACCACCAAGGCCTTCGCGGAGCTCCTGCACATGGCGGGCGTCAAGTTCGCGATCATGGGCGGCGACGAGAAGTGCACCGGTGACTCCGCCCGCCGCCTGGGCAACGAGCCGCTGTTCCAGCAGCTCGGCCAGGAGAACGTGGCCATGCTGAACATGGCGTACGGCGAGGACGAGGACGACCCGGAGACGAAGAAGCCCAAGGCGTCGAAGAAGATCGTCGCGACCTGCCCGCACTGCTTCAACACCATCGCCAACGAGTACCCGCAGCTCGGCGGCGAGTACGAGGTCATCCACCACACGCAGCTGCTCCAGCACCTCGTCGACGAGGGCAAGCTGATCCCGGTGACCCCGGTCGAGGGCCTGATCACGTACCACGACCCCTGCTACCTGGGCCGCCACAACAAGATCTACACCCCGCCGCGCGAGATCATCGCGAAGGTCCCGGGCCTGCGGAACGAGGAGATGCACCGCCACAAGGAGCGCGGCTTCTGCTGCGGCGCCGGCGGCGCCCGGATGTGGATGGAGGAGCGGATCGGCAAGCGCATCAACACCGAGCGCGTCGACGAGGCCCTCGCCCTCAACCCGGACATCGTCTCCACCGCCTGCCCGTTCTGCCTCGTCATGCTGACCGACTCGGTCAACGGCAAGAAGAACGACGGCCAGGCCAAGGAGTCCGTCCAGGTCGTGGACGTCTCGCAGCTCCTCCTGGAGTCCGTGAAGACGCCCATCGACCCGACCGGTGACGCGGAGCAGGTGGACGCGCCGGAGCCGGAACCGGCAAAGTGACGTAACGCATCCGTGCGACGAAGCGGCCGGACCTGCCTCGGGGGCAGGACCGGCCGCTTCGTCGTGCCAGGGGCCGCGATGGCCGGAAGCGACGTGACGACCGCCGCAGGCCGACTGTGAAATCGGACATGTACGCGACGACGTAACGGGAGCATCATGAGCCCCGGAGAAGCCCGCCAGGGCTCCCGGGACCCGTCCCGCGGCACACCCGGGGACACCTCCCGGACACCTCCCCGGCACCGGCGGGGAGGCACAGGTCGACGAACACCGAACGAGGCCCCCGTGCGCCCACGCCCCCGTACCCGCACCGAGCACCCGCAGGCAGCGGTCACCCGCAGGGTGACGGCCTCCCTCACCGCCGGCGGTACGGCCCTGCTGCTGGCGCTCACGGCCTGTACGGGCCCCTCCTCAGCCTCCGACGGCAAGAACGGCGACACCCCGCCCCCGGCGCAGGCACGGCCCCAGGCACAGACGGTGAGCACGCCCGTCCCCCGCGGCACCGGCAGCCGCGTCCCGTACGACTTCAACGGGGACGGCCACCGCGACCTGGTCATCGACGACCTGGTGAAGGCCCCCGGGAACAGCCACGGCGACGACGCGGGCATCGGCATCGTCTACGGCACCGCCGACCCCGGCCGCCCGCTGGACCCGGCCACCCGGCAGCTCCTGAGCGCCCGCGCGAACGCCGCGAAGTCCGGCGACACCCTGCCCGCCGCGTTCGACGCCGAGGCAGCCTGCGACCTGGACCGGGACGGCTTCACCGACCTGATCGTCTCGACCGACCCCCCGTACAACGGCATCGGAGCCCCGCCCGTACCGCTCCAGATCCTCTTCGGCTCCCCGCAGGGCCTGACGGGGAAGGCCGTCACCGTACGCATCCCCCAGCAGGCCCGGTCCGGCAACGAGTGGCCCGAGCAACCGGTCTGCGGCGACTTCGACGGCGACGGGAAGGCCGACCTCGCGGTCACCGCCAGCGCCGGCCGGGTCACCTTCCTGCACGGCCCCTTCGCCCGCACCGGGGCCCCGCGCAGCGCGGAACTGCTGCCCGACGGCGGCCCGTACCTCTACGCCCCCGAGCCCCGGTCCGACACCGACGGCGACGGTTACGACGACCTCGTCGCCGCCACCCTCCCGCACGCCCCCGGACAGGCGGGCCGGGGCACCCTGCTCCTCGGCTCCCCCGAGGGCCCGGCGCGGCCGGGCGGCACGTACGCGTTCGCGGCGGAGGACGTCCCCACCGCACCGCTGGGGACGGCGGGCGCCACCCGCACCACCCTCCTGAACCACGGCGACTACGACGGCGACAGGAAGCCGGACACGGTGGTGCGCACATACCGGGGCGAGCTGCGGGACCTGATCGCGCTCTACCGGGCGGGTACCACGGACGAGCCCCTCGTCACCTTCTCCACGACGCTCTTCCTCCCCTGAACTCCCCCTCCGCGGGCCCGGGGTGCGGCCCTTAGGGGATGTCACAGCTCGGCCGCAAAGGCGCCCGGGTCCGCCCGGCCCCCGCTCCCCGCCCCCGGGGACCAGGTACGTTCGACGGGTGGCTGGATTCAGGATCGGACGCGGCCGGGACAACCGCACCCCGCAACAACCGCAGCAGCAGCGGCAGCAGCCGTACGGAGGGCAGGCACCACAGCCGCCGTACGGTGCTCAGCCCTGGCCGACGGCAGGAGGCCCCGGCAACGGCACGGCACCACCGCCGTACGGAGCCCCGCAGGGCGCCCCGTACGGCAACGGCGGCTACGCGGGCCACGGGCAGCAGGGCGGACCAGGCCACGGCGGCGGGCACGGGGGCCACGGCGAACCGGAGTACTTCGGCGACCCGTACGCGGAGCCCGCGCCCCACGACCCGTACGCCAACAATCCGGGCCACACGCAGGCGTTCCGCGTCGACGAGGACCCGTACGGCGAGGGCAACACCTACCGCGCCGGTTCCGCCCCCGCCCAGCCGGCGGGCCCGCGGCTGCGCTGGAAGGAGCTGCTGAGCGGCATCGTGACGCGCCCGGGGCCGACGTTCTGGCAGATGCGGGACTACCCGGTCTGGGGCCCGGCGCTGGTCG is a genomic window of Streptomyces sp. YPW6 containing:
- a CDS encoding VCBS repeat-containing protein; this encodes MRPRPRTRTEHPQAAVTRRVTASLTAGGTALLLALTACTGPSSASDGKNGDTPPPAQARPQAQTVSTPVPRGTGSRVPYDFNGDGHRDLVIDDLVKAPGNSHGDDAGIGIVYGTADPGRPLDPATRQLLSARANAAKSGDTLPAAFDAEAACDLDRDGFTDLIVSTDPPYNGIGAPPVPLQILFGSPQGLTGKAVTVRIPQQARSGNEWPEQPVCGDFDGDGKADLAVTASAGRVTFLHGPFARTGAPRSAELLPDGGPYLYAPEPRSDTDGDGYDDLVAATLPHAPGQAGRGTLLLGSPEGPARPGGTYAFAAEDVPTAPLGTAGATRTTLLNHGDYDGDRKPDTVVRTYRGELRDLIALYRAGTTDEPLVTFSTTLFLP
- a CDS encoding Yip1 family protein, which gives rise to MAGFRIGRGRDNRTPQQPQQQRQQPYGGQAPQPPYGAQPWPTAGGPGNGTAPPPYGAPQGAPYGNGGYAGHGQQGGPGHGGGHGGHGEPEYFGDPYAEPAPHDPYANNPGHTQAFRVDEDPYGEGNTYRAGSAPAQPAGPRLRWKELLSGIVTRPGPTFWQMRDYPVWGPALVVTFLYGLLALFGFDQARDEAINATISTAIPYVLFTGVGFVIGGLVLGAVTHTLARQLGGTGSWQPTVGLSMLIMSMTDAPRLLFAVFLGGENSLVQIVGWLTWLAAGALFTSMVSKSHDLPWPKALGASAIQLIALLSIIKLGTI